A stretch of the Archangium violaceum genome encodes the following:
- a CDS encoding glycosyl hydrolase has product MIEAVKLWNEPNNMSHWDFGIDKDWSVFSRMVRLAGEAVRAENPKLTRVLGGISPIDPAFIRRMKDQGGMDEVDVVAVHGFPLDWNHWQIHEWPERLEEIRAVTHLPVWVTEVGVSTFGAEEVQEFGLRRTAELLLGKVDRVHWYSLYDLPKAWPATTRHREAEGSSYYRHFYMGLLREDGTPKRAMRHFADYTPEMGICQWFHFEDHRLDDAVKWLKKLGVKKLRTGLSWADSHRPNYEAWFDRQMSALEDFDLTLTYCFTPGSRGVVDHHTSPPRNVEEFADFCARMTRRYAK; this is encoded by the coding sequence ATGATTGAAGCGGTGAAGCTGTGGAACGAGCCCAACAACATGTCCCACTGGGACTTTGGGATCGACAAGGACTGGAGCGTCTTCTCCCGCATGGTGCGCCTGGCCGGTGAGGCCGTGCGCGCGGAGAACCCGAAGCTCACCCGCGTCCTCGGGGGCATCTCCCCCATCGACCCGGCCTTCATCCGCCGGATGAAGGACCAGGGCGGCATGGACGAGGTGGACGTCGTGGCGGTGCACGGCTTCCCGCTCGACTGGAACCACTGGCAGATCCACGAGTGGCCGGAGCGCCTCGAGGAGATCCGCGCGGTGACGCACCTGCCGGTGTGGGTGACCGAGGTGGGCGTCTCCACCTTCGGCGCCGAGGAGGTGCAGGAGTTCGGCTTGCGGCGCACCGCGGAGCTGCTGCTCGGCAAGGTGGACCGCGTCCACTGGTACAGCCTCTATGACTTGCCGAAGGCCTGGCCGGCGACCACGCGTCACCGTGAGGCGGAGGGCTCGTCGTACTACCGGCACTTCTACATGGGCCTGCTCAGGGAGGACGGCACGCCCAAGCGCGCGATGCGCCACTTCGCGGACTACACGCCGGAGATGGGCATCTGCCAGTGGTTCCACTTCGAGGACCACCGGCTGGATGACGCGGTGAAGTGGCTCAAGAAGCTGGGCGTCAAGAAGCTGCGCACGGGCCTGAGCTGGGCGGACAGCCACCGGCCCAACTACGAGGCCTGGTTCGACCGGCAGATGAGCGCGCTCGAGGACTTCGACCTGACGCTGACGTACTGCTTCACGCCGGGCTCTCGCGGCGTGGTCGACCACCACACGAGCCCGCCCCGGAACGTGGAGGAGTTCGCCGACTTCTGCGCGCGCATGACGCGGCGCTACGCGAAGTAG
- a CDS encoding TIGR04290 family methyltransferase, with protein sequence MSSEQIEQRVRSLGEWFHNLDLKGVRTAPGHFLGDFPTVFWKTFQHAFPQDLTGKSVLDIGCNGGFYSLEMKRRGASRVVGIDADERYLAQARFASEVTGLEVELHKMDIYDVGSLGETFDVVLFMGVLYHLRHPLLALDLLYENVVKDQLIFQTLERGSDQVGQFAPDYPITERSIFDRPDYPKMHFIEHEYAGDWTNWWAPNRACTEAMLRSAGFDILERPSNEVYICRRGKRTGKWGAAYPRQTLKTTTVAHPETIQ encoded by the coding sequence ATGTCGAGTGAACAGATCGAGCAGCGGGTGCGCTCTCTGGGTGAGTGGTTCCACAACCTGGACTTGAAGGGAGTCCGGACGGCTCCGGGACACTTCCTGGGCGACTTCCCCACTGTCTTCTGGAAGACCTTCCAGCACGCCTTTCCACAGGATCTGACGGGCAAGTCGGTCCTGGACATCGGGTGCAACGGAGGCTTCTACAGCCTCGAGATGAAGCGCCGCGGTGCGTCGCGGGTGGTGGGCATCGACGCCGACGAGCGCTACCTGGCCCAGGCCCGCTTCGCCTCCGAGGTAACGGGCCTGGAGGTGGAGCTGCACAAGATGGACATCTACGACGTGGGCTCGCTGGGCGAGACCTTCGACGTCGTGTTGTTCATGGGTGTGCTCTACCACCTGCGCCACCCCCTGCTGGCGCTGGACCTGCTGTATGAGAACGTCGTGAAGGACCAGCTCATCTTCCAGACGCTGGAGCGCGGCAGCGACCAGGTGGGCCAGTTCGCCCCGGACTACCCCATCACCGAGCGCTCCATCTTCGACCGGCCGGACTACCCGAAGATGCACTTCATCGAGCACGAATACGCGGGGGACTGGACCAACTGGTGGGCGCCCAACCGGGCGTGCACCGAGGCGATGCTGCGCTCGGCGGGCTTCGACATCCTCGAGCGTCCCTCGAACGAGGTCTACATCTGCCGGCGCGGCAAGCGCACCGGAAAGTGGGGCGCGGCCTATCCGCGCCAGACCTTGAAGACCACCACCGTCGCGCACCCGGAGACGATCCAATGA
- a CDS encoding inositol-3-phosphate synthase, protein MKRPDSIRPPEGKLAVLLPGMGAVSSTFIAGVLLARKGLGLPVGSLTQMGSMRAGGKQVRMNEYLPLARLDQLVFGGWDIFPDSVYDAAIHAKVLEASQLEPVREELEAIRPMKGVFYPQYVRRLHGTHVKEGATKADMVEQVRADIRAFLRDNGCSRAVAVWCGSTETYVAADQVHSSRRAFEAGLQKSDPAITNSQIYAWACLQEGVPFANGSPNLAVDFPAAAELARLHEVALAGKDFKTGQTLMKTVIGPALKARMLGVRGWFSTNILGNRDGEVLDDPESFRSKELTKRGVLDEILDASANPELYGEIFHKVRIEYYPPRGDAKEGWDNIDLFGWMGYPMQMKIDFLCRDSILAAPIVLDLALLLDLAQRGGCIGTQDWLSFYFKSPMTDPGRSPEHDLFVQNMKLKNMLRALMGEEPSCPPGAESYD, encoded by the coding sequence ATGAAACGACCAGACTCGATCCGCCCGCCAGAAGGGAAGCTCGCCGTCCTGCTACCGGGGATGGGAGCCGTCTCCAGCACGTTCATCGCGGGCGTGTTGCTGGCGCGCAAGGGACTGGGACTTCCAGTGGGTTCGCTCACGCAGATGGGCAGCATGCGCGCGGGCGGGAAGCAGGTCCGCATGAACGAGTACCTGCCGCTGGCCCGGCTGGATCAGCTCGTCTTCGGCGGCTGGGACATCTTCCCGGACAGCGTCTATGACGCGGCCATCCACGCCAAGGTGCTCGAGGCCTCGCAGCTCGAGCCCGTGCGAGAGGAGCTCGAGGCCATCCGCCCGATGAAGGGTGTCTTCTATCCGCAATACGTGAGGCGCCTGCACGGCACGCACGTGAAGGAAGGCGCCACGAAGGCGGACATGGTGGAGCAGGTGCGCGCGGACATCCGCGCCTTCCTGCGTGACAACGGGTGCTCGCGCGCGGTGGCCGTCTGGTGCGGCTCCACGGAAACCTATGTGGCGGCCGACCAGGTGCACTCCTCCCGCCGCGCCTTCGAGGCCGGCCTGCAGAAGAGCGACCCGGCCATCACCAACTCGCAGATCTACGCCTGGGCGTGCCTCCAGGAGGGCGTGCCGTTCGCCAACGGCTCTCCCAACCTGGCGGTGGACTTCCCCGCCGCCGCGGAGCTCGCGCGCCTCCACGAGGTGGCGCTCGCCGGCAAGGACTTCAAGACGGGCCAGACGTTGATGAAGACCGTCATCGGACCCGCCCTGAAGGCCCGCATGCTCGGCGTGCGCGGGTGGTTCTCCACCAACATCCTCGGCAACCGCGACGGCGAGGTGCTCGACGATCCGGAGTCGTTCCGCTCCAAGGAGCTCACCAAGCGCGGCGTGCTCGATGAGATCCTCGACGCGAGCGCCAACCCGGAGCTCTACGGGGAGATCTTCCACAAGGTCCGCATCGAGTACTACCCGCCCCGCGGCGACGCGAAGGAGGGCTGGGACAACATCGATCTGTTCGGGTGGATGGGCTACCCGATGCAGATGAAGATCGACTTCCTGTGCCGGGACTCCATCCTCGCGGCGCCCATCGTGTTGGACCTGGCGCTGCTGCTGGACCTGGCGCAGCGTGGTGGCTGCATCGGCACGCAGGACTGGCTGAGCTTCTACTTCAAGAGCCCCATGACGGACCCGGGCCGCTCTCCCGAGCACGACCTGTTCGTGCAGAACATGAAGCTCAAGAACATGCTGCGGGCGCTCATGGGCGAGGAGCCCAGCTGCCCGCCGGGTGCCGAGAGCTACGACTGA
- a CDS encoding DUF1622 domain-containing protein, giving the protein MEFTEWVSLSARLFEGAGVAVMVVGTIVSIVLVLVHYRRGGGEHAFRSLREKVGRAILLGLELLVAADIIRTVSEEPTLRGVVVLGLIVLIRTFLSFTLAVELEGHWPWRSAEIRGVHAQGRLATPEPRPGPGRAPQAHETQPPSEH; this is encoded by the coding sequence ATGGAGTTCACGGAGTGGGTCTCGCTGTCGGCGCGCCTCTTCGAGGGCGCCGGCGTGGCGGTCATGGTGGTGGGGACGATCGTCTCGATCGTGCTCGTGCTGGTCCACTACCGCCGTGGGGGCGGTGAGCACGCATTCCGCAGCCTCCGGGAGAAGGTGGGCCGCGCCATCCTGCTCGGGCTGGAGCTGCTGGTGGCCGCGGACATCATCCGCACCGTCAGCGAGGAGCCCACGCTGCGCGGCGTGGTGGTGCTCGGGCTCATCGTGCTCATCCGCACCTTCCTGAGCTTCACCCTCGCGGTGGAGCTCGAAGGGCACTGGCCCTGGCGCAGCGCGGAGATTCGAGGCGTGCACGCGCAAGGGCGCCTCGCGACTCCCGAGCCCCGGCCCGGTCCCGGGAGAGCACCCCAAGCGCACGAGACGCAACCGCCCTCGGAGCACTGA
- a CDS encoding ISAzo13 family transposase: MNVTPSIEAVQRKFEALRAGMNEAVRRRWAAAEARSLGRGGISLVAKATGLSRSAIRRGLKELEQGVTLDIHRARRHGGGRKKATEKDTTLLSDLEVLVEPATRGDPMSPLRWTCKSTVKLAAELSHRGHAIDPSTVGRLLRQTGYSLQSNRKTREGGKHPDRNAQFEHINALVRAFHRRGEPVISVDAKKKELVGDFKNAGREWHPKAKPSEVRVYDFVDKELGKVLPYGVYDVGANEGWVSVGVTHDTPAFATSTIRTWWLEMGRERYARAKELLIIADSGGSNSARARLWKVELQHLADEMGLRISVSHLPPGTSKWNKIEHRMFCHITHNWRGRPLESREIVVNLIGSTTTEKGLHIQAALDTDDYPLGIKVTNHEMESLRIKRNKFHGEWNYVFIPNVV, from the coding sequence ATGAACGTAACGCCATCGATAGAGGCTGTTCAACGCAAATTCGAGGCGCTGCGTGCGGGAATGAACGAGGCGGTTCGTCGGCGCTGGGCGGCTGCGGAGGCCAGGTCCTTGGGAAGGGGAGGCATCAGTTTGGTGGCAAAGGCCACAGGACTGTCCCGGTCGGCAATACGGCGGGGGTTGAAAGAGCTTGAACAGGGGGTGACTCTCGACATCCACCGCGCACGCCGCCATGGTGGAGGCCGGAAGAAAGCGACAGAGAAAGACACAACGTTGCTGTCGGACCTCGAGGTGTTGGTGGAGCCAGCCACGCGCGGCGATCCGATGTCGCCCTTGCGCTGGACTTGCAAGAGCACCGTGAAACTGGCCGCTGAGTTGAGTCATCGAGGCCATGCCATCGATCCCAGCACCGTGGGGAGACTTCTGCGCCAGACGGGCTACAGCCTCCAGAGTAACCGCAAAACGCGTGAGGGCGGCAAGCATCCCGACCGAAACGCACAATTCGAGCACATCAACGCGCTGGTGCGGGCCTTCCACCGGCGCGGAGAGCCTGTCATCTCGGTGGATGCCAAGAAAAAGGAGTTGGTGGGGGACTTCAAGAACGCAGGAAGGGAGTGGCACCCGAAAGCCAAGCCGTCCGAGGTTCGGGTATACGACTTCGTAGATAAGGAGTTGGGTAAAGTCCTGCCGTACGGCGTCTATGACGTGGGCGCCAATGAGGGATGGGTGAGCGTAGGGGTGACACACGACACGCCCGCCTTCGCCACGTCCACCATCCGAACCTGGTGGTTGGAGATGGGCCGAGAGCGCTACGCGCGAGCGAAGGAGTTGCTCATCATCGCAGACAGCGGTGGCAGCAACAGCGCTCGTGCTCGGTTGTGGAAAGTGGAGTTGCAGCACCTGGCGGACGAGATGGGGCTGCGAATCAGCGTCAGCCACCTACCGCCCGGAACGAGCAAGTGGAACAAGATAGAGCATCGGATGTTCTGCCATATCACCCACAACTGGAGAGGGCGTCCCCTGGAGAGTCGAGAGATCGTCGTCAACCTCATCGGGAGCACGACTACCGAAAAGGGCCTACACATTCAGGCAGCACTCGATACGGACGACTACCCTCTTGGCATAAAGGTAACCAACCATGAGATGGAGTCGCTCCGAATAAAAAGGAACAAGTTCCATGGGGAATGGAACTACGTATTCATACCCAACGTGGTTTGA
- a CDS encoding type VI secretion system Vgr family protein yields the protein MSGPGSSAFSLKAGQYGAGELVVGRFAGTEGLSRLYEFQVEFHHAGAEPLETADVLGTQALLTLEVPGASPRYVHGRVCAVEALGSRGGHERYRLWMVPGLWWLKRVARSRIFQGKSVPDIIKAVLGEAGVKARWALSGSYETREYCTQYRETDFAFISRLMEWEGLFYFFEHTEDGHTLVVGDKPTVHEPLPGGATLSLRDNDGRVAEGEYLVSLERAYRLRPGRVHLKDFDFEKPALDVSGRSNSDEGLSGLEVYDYPGEYVTPGVGKQTARVRLEEAVQAARTLQGESVAPRLTAGYRFEVEDDGTNAGEYTVVEVRHMGAQPETPGGREALGGLYRNHFRCMPARVPYRPRRLTPMPSIAGVQTATVVGPSGEEIHTDEHGRIKVQFHWDREGQRDDKASCWVRVGQTWGGLAWGALYLPRIGQEVVVRFLEGNPDRPLIAGTVYNGGNPTPYALPDDKTKSTLKSASSLGSDGFNEFRIEDAAGEEEIFVHGQKDEDLVTENDKAQEVKANEDLLVKKDRQRTVEGNQKLSVLLDDDSRVEGNQTLQVRGNRSTSTSGSHSESVEGNQSISVAKNVTASISQAASESVGAARALTVGAGYAINVALALNEAVGGLKSTQVAAAYTEYVEGSRQEMVAKDKETKVGRDFQTEIEGGLSLVTGKDETHDIKGETVLDIKDATAWLAKAFELKADKFSLVVGGNLILQMEKSGSVKLFAKTLTIDSSNFKAKGSKVKLEPAGSLKSGSGKKADIQKLDKATPKSSVVFQTLSTGGESLEGKEFELKLSDGSTRKGKMDATGKVQVDDVKPGKVKLTFPEKR from the coding sequence ATGTCGGGTCCAGGGTCATCAGCGTTTTCGCTGAAGGCTGGGCAATACGGAGCCGGGGAGCTGGTCGTTGGCCGCTTCGCGGGGACCGAAGGGCTCAGCCGCTTGTATGAGTTCCAGGTGGAGTTCCATCATGCGGGCGCGGAGCCGTTGGAGACGGCGGACGTGCTGGGCACGCAAGCCTTGCTGACGCTGGAGGTGCCTGGAGCCAGTCCCCGGTACGTGCATGGCCGTGTGTGCGCGGTGGAGGCGCTGGGCTCGCGCGGCGGACATGAGCGCTACCGGTTGTGGATGGTTCCCGGGTTGTGGTGGCTCAAGCGTGTGGCCAGGAGCCGCATCTTTCAGGGCAAGAGCGTACCGGACATCATCAAGGCGGTGCTGGGCGAGGCCGGGGTGAAGGCCCGCTGGGCCCTGAGCGGCAGCTACGAGACGCGCGAGTACTGCACCCAATACCGGGAGACGGACTTCGCCTTCATCAGCCGGCTGATGGAGTGGGAGGGCCTGTTCTACTTCTTCGAGCACACCGAGGACGGGCACACGTTGGTGGTGGGCGACAAGCCCACGGTGCACGAGCCGTTGCCGGGTGGCGCGACGTTGTCCCTGCGCGACAACGATGGCCGGGTGGCGGAGGGCGAGTACCTCGTCTCACTGGAGCGGGCGTACCGGCTGCGTCCCGGCAGGGTGCACCTGAAGGACTTCGACTTCGAGAAGCCGGCGCTGGATGTCTCGGGCAGATCCAACAGTGACGAGGGGCTGAGCGGGCTGGAGGTCTACGACTATCCGGGCGAGTACGTGACTCCGGGCGTGGGCAAGCAGACGGCCAGGGTGCGTCTGGAGGAGGCGGTGCAGGCGGCGCGCACGCTGCAGGGGGAGAGCGTGGCGCCGCGGCTGACGGCGGGCTACCGGTTCGAGGTGGAGGACGACGGCACGAACGCGGGCGAGTACACGGTGGTGGAAGTGCGTCACATGGGGGCGCAGCCGGAAACGCCGGGTGGCCGGGAGGCGCTAGGCGGCCTGTACCGCAACCACTTCCGGTGCATGCCGGCCAGGGTTCCGTACCGGCCGAGGCGCCTGACGCCCATGCCCTCCATCGCGGGCGTGCAGACGGCCACGGTGGTGGGGCCCTCGGGAGAGGAAATCCACACGGACGAGCACGGGCGCATCAAGGTGCAGTTCCACTGGGACCGGGAGGGCCAGCGGGACGACAAGGCGTCGTGCTGGGTACGGGTAGGCCAGACCTGGGGCGGACTGGCGTGGGGCGCGCTGTACCTGCCGCGCATCGGGCAGGAGGTGGTGGTGCGCTTCCTCGAGGGCAACCCGGACAGGCCCCTCATCGCGGGCACGGTGTACAACGGAGGCAACCCGACGCCCTACGCGCTGCCGGACGACAAGACGAAGTCCACGCTCAAGAGCGCCTCCAGCCTGGGCAGTGATGGCTTCAACGAGTTCCGCATCGAGGACGCGGCGGGCGAGGAAGAAATCTTCGTCCATGGACAGAAGGACGAGGACCTCGTCACCGAGAACGACAAGGCCCAGGAGGTGAAGGCCAACGAGGACCTCCTGGTGAAGAAGGACCGCCAGCGCACGGTGGAGGGCAACCAGAAGCTCTCCGTGTTGCTGGATGACGACAGCCGGGTGGAGGGCAACCAGACGCTCCAGGTGCGAGGCAACCGCTCCACGTCCACGTCGGGCAGTCACTCGGAGTCGGTGGAAGGCAACCAGTCCATCAGCGTGGCGAAGAACGTCACGGCCTCCATCTCGCAGGCGGCCTCGGAGTCGGTGGGGGCCGCCAGGGCGCTCACCGTCGGCGCGGGGTATGCCATCAACGTGGCCCTGGCCCTCAACGAAGCGGTGGGCGGGCTCAAGTCCACCCAGGTGGCCGCCGCCTACACCGAGTACGTCGAGGGTAGCCGCCAGGAAATGGTCGCCAAGGACAAGGAGACGAAGGTCGGCCGCGATTTCCAGACGGAGATCGAAGGCGGCCTGTCGCTCGTGACGGGCAAGGACGAGACACACGACATCAAGGGCGAGACGGTCCTCGACATCAAGGACGCCACGGCGTGGCTGGCCAAGGCCTTCGAGCTGAAGGCGGACAAGTTCTCCCTGGTGGTGGGAGGCAACCTGATCCTCCAGATGGAGAAGTCCGGCAGCGTCAAGCTCTTCGCGAAGACGCTGACGATCGACAGCTCGAACTTCAAGGCGAAGGGCTCGAAGGTGAAGCTGGAGCCCGCGGGCTCACTCAAGAGCGGCTCCGGGAAGAAGGCGGACATCCAGAAGCTCGACAAGGCCACGCCCAAGAGCAGCGTGGTGTTCCAGACGCTGTCGACGGGGGGCGAGTCCCTCGAGGGCAAGGAGTTCGAGCTGAAGCTCTCGGATGGGTCCACGCGCAAGGGCAAGATGGACGCCACCGGTAAGGTGCAGGTGGACGACGTGAAGCCGGGCAAGGTCAAGCTGACCTTCCCGGAGAAGAGGTGA
- a CDS encoding cation:proton antiporter: protein MHDVSWFIIVGALLIAMALGGSVLKRLPLSTSMLYLVVGFTVGRLGLDRLDPYAKAKLLEHLTEIAVLISLFTAGLKLRAPLRAPEWRIAVRLASLTMVLTIGFVTAAGVWLMGLPLGAAVLLGAVLAPTDPVLASDVQVESPFQSETLRFGLTGEAGLNDGTAFPFVMLGLGLLGLHPLGEGLWRWVAVDLVWAVVAGLGVGTLLGGAIGRIILYLRRTHREAVGLDDFLALGLIALSYGVALLLHAYGFLAVFAAGFALRRIEKKSNLGKPPELVEKSAHARHKHEAATDPEHAPAYMAHAVLDFNEQLERITEVGLVLLLGILLAGLPLSSEALWFTPLLLLGIRPAAVLLSLLGTRTSRPQRWMMSWFGIRGIGSLYYLFFALNHGVEESMAHQLVPLVLTVVAVSIVVHGISVTPLMQRYEQDHSRA, encoded by the coding sequence ATGCACGATGTGAGCTGGTTCATCATTGTCGGGGCGCTGCTCATCGCCATGGCGCTCGGGGGCTCGGTGCTCAAGCGCCTGCCCCTGTCCACCTCGATGCTCTACCTGGTGGTGGGCTTCACCGTGGGTCGTCTGGGCCTGGACCGGCTGGACCCCTACGCGAAAGCGAAGCTGCTCGAGCACCTCACGGAGATCGCGGTCCTCATCTCGCTCTTCACCGCGGGTCTGAAGCTGCGGGCGCCGCTGAGGGCACCGGAGTGGCGCATCGCCGTGCGGCTCGCCTCCTTGACGATGGTGCTCACCATCGGGTTCGTGACCGCCGCGGGCGTCTGGTTGATGGGCCTGCCCCTGGGCGCGGCCGTGCTCCTGGGCGCGGTGCTCGCCCCGACGGATCCGGTGCTCGCCTCGGACGTGCAGGTGGAGAGCCCCTTCCAGAGCGAGACCCTGCGCTTCGGGCTCACGGGAGAGGCGGGCCTCAATGACGGCACCGCCTTTCCCTTCGTGATGCTCGGGTTGGGGTTGCTCGGGTTGCACCCCCTGGGCGAGGGGTTGTGGCGTTGGGTGGCGGTGGACCTGGTGTGGGCGGTGGTGGCGGGGCTCGGCGTGGGCACGCTGCTGGGAGGCGCCATCGGACGGATCATCCTCTATCTTCGGCGCACCCACCGTGAGGCCGTGGGGCTCGATGACTTCCTCGCGCTGGGGCTCATCGCGCTGTCCTATGGGGTGGCGTTGCTCCTCCACGCCTATGGCTTCCTCGCGGTGTTCGCCGCCGGGTTCGCGCTGCGGCGCATCGAGAAGAAGTCGAACCTGGGAAAGCCACCGGAGCTCGTGGAGAAGAGCGCTCACGCACGCCACAAGCACGAGGCGGCGACGGATCCGGAGCACGCTCCGGCCTACATGGCCCACGCGGTGCTGGACTTCAACGAGCAGCTCGAGCGCATCACCGAGGTGGGGCTCGTGCTGCTCCTCGGCATCCTGCTCGCGGGTCTGCCGTTGTCTTCCGAGGCGCTCTGGTTCACGCCGCTGCTCCTGCTGGGCATCCGCCCCGCCGCCGTGCTCCTCTCGTTGCTCGGAACGCGCACCTCACGCCCCCAGCGCTGGATGATGAGCTGGTTCGGCATCCGAGGGATCGGCTCGCTCTACTACCTCTTCTTCGCCCTCAACCACGGGGTGGAGGAGTCGATGGCGCACCAGCTCGTGCCGCTCGTGCTCACCGTGGTGGCCGTGTCCATCGTGGTGCACGGCATCTCGGTGACGCCCTTGATGCAGCGCTACGAGCAGGACCACTCGCGGGCGTGA